The following DNA comes from Halobacillus litoralis.
CCAACCGATTTTTTCTCCACCAGTTGAACCACTCTCTGGTTTCTTAGCTGCACGCTTTTTCGGTGCCGCTTGAGGCTTCGCATCAAAAGGTGTACGTTCAGGTTTTTTATTGAAAAATGGCAGTTCTTCTTTTTCTTCCTTGCCTTCAACTAAATCCTCTGGAATCTCGTTGATGAAGCGACTGATCGGGTTCATATTCGTGCGGCCGTACAATGTACGCATTTTCGCATGCGAAATGAACAGCTCTTTTTCGGCACGGGTGATGCCGACATAAGCTAGACGACGCTCTTCTTCCATCTCTTCTTCTTCCATCAATGCACGGCTGTGTGGAAATACATTCTCCTCCATACCAATCAAGAAAACGACAGGGAACTCAAGTCCCTTCGCTGAGTGCAGAGTCATCAACGTGACTGTATCGTCACTATCCGGATCATCATTCATAGAATCGATATCCGCAATCAAAGCAAGATCCGTCAAGAAAGCGATCAGTGTTTTATCTTCTGCATTTTCTTCAAAATTCTTCGTTACTGATTTAAATTCTTCAATGTTCTCAAGACGGCTTTGCGCTTCAATGCTTTTTTCATTGAGCAGCATCTCTTCATAGCCTGTCTTATCAATCACATCCTGAACCATGTCCGTCGCTGATAAAAATTCTTGCTGCTGCGTCCAGTTTTGAATCATCTTTCTAAAGCTCATAATCGCTTTAGCCGCCTTAGCACTTACGCCGACAAAATCGACCTCTGCTGCTGCTTCATATAAGGAAATATCGTGGTCTGCTGCATATGCCATCATTTTGTCCATACTTGTTTTACCGACGCCGCGTTTCGGTTCGTTGACGACACGCAGAAAACTCAGGTCATCGTTCGGGTTCGAAATCAACCGGAGGTATGCAAGCAGATCTTTGATCTCCTTACGGTCATAGAACTTCGTACCGCCGACCATTTGATAAGGGATTCCTGCTTTGACGAACGTCTCCTCAATCGTACGTGATTGCGCATTCGTCCGGTACAAAATCGAAGCATCCTGGTAGCGGAATTTCCCCTGCCGCACCATGTCTTCAATTTTATCAGTGACAAAAAGAGCTTCTTCACGCTCCGTACCTGCTTGGTGATAATGGATCTTTTCTCCACCTTTATTATCTGTCCACAGGTGTTTCGGTTTACGACCACTATTATTATCGATCACATTATTCGCTGCATTCAGGATCAATTCTGTTGAGCGGTAATTGCGCTCAAGGAGAATCGTCCGGGCTTTAGGATAGTCATTCTCAAAATTGAGGATGTTTTGGATATCCGCCCCGCGCCAGGCATATATCGACTGGTCAGAATCACCGACTACACACAAATTCTGATAGCGGCTCGCCAGATGCTTGACCAACTGATACTGCGCATGGTTCGTATCCTGATACTCATCTACATGGATATACTGGAAGCGGCGCTGATAGGATTCAAGCACTTCCGGTACTTCATCGAATAAGCGCAGTGTCTGCATAATCAAATCATCAAAATCGAGAGACTGGTTTTTACGCAGCTTTTTCTGGTACCCTTTATAAATTTCTGCGATTTGTTCCTCATGCATGTTGCCTGCATCCTTTGCATAATCTTCCGCTGTCATCAGTTCGTTCTTCGAATTACTGATTGCGCCAAGCATGGCACGGGGGTCCCATTTTTTCGGATCCAGGTTGATATCTTTCAAAACTTGTTTAATGACTGACAATTGATCGCTCGAATCTAAAATGGAAAAATTACGATCGTACCCGATACGGTCGATATCGCGACGTAAAATCCGCACACACATCGAGTGGAAAGTCGACATCCAGATTTTCTCGCCTTCTTTTCCGACAAGGGATTCGACACGCTCTTTCATTTCACGCGCCGCTTTATTTGTAAACGTGATCGCTAATATATTTCGTGGTGCTATATCTTTTTCACTAAGTAAGTAGGCGATGCGGTGCGTCAAGACACGCGTCTTTCCACTTCCAGCACCAGCCATGATCAAAAGCGGTCCTTCCGTGTGGGTAACCGCGTTGCGTTGTTCTTCGTTCAAGCCTTGAATCAAAGCGTTCAATGCCTGTGTCATGAGGGTCCACCATCCTTCATCTTTGTTGATTTTACTGCTTCTACCGTTTGAAGAGCAACCTCTAGATTATCATAAATCACATTACCTACGACGATTACATCCGCATAAACACTCATTTCCTGTGCCTGTTCTCTTGACCGGATGCCCCCACCGTAAACAAGTTTCGTATGTTTTAATTCACTTGCAATTTCTTTGACCCGTTCAGGATCGCCATACATACCGCTGTATTCCATATAAAAAACGGGTAAACGGAAAACATGCTCGGCCATCTGCGCATATGCCTGAACATCTTGTTTATCAGGAAGTGTGCAGTCCGTTTTTTTAAAAACCTTAGCTTCTGGATTGAGCACACAATACCCTTCTGTCACCATGTCGTCCCAATCAATGAGATCTCCATATTCCTTGACCGCCTGATGTTGGACATCAAGCATCCACCTTTTGTACTGACTGTTGAGCACAAGCGGAATGAAATACTTATCGAAACCCGGCGCAATCGCTTCGATATCCGAAACTTCAAGCACACAAGGAAGATCATATCGCTGTACTCGCTCTTGCAAGTCCGTCACATTTTCAAAGGTGACGCCATCCGTCCCTCCGATGATGATTGCATCCGTCCCTGACGTACAGACAGCCTGGAGGTCCCGGTCTGTGATCGTTTTGTTCGGATCAAGCTTGAATACATGATCCCACTCATTTATATTGTACATTTCCGTCCTCCAAAACAACAGTTTTCCATTCACTCATTATAGCAAACTTTCCGTCTCGGGTTGAGTGGTTCAGAGAGAGAAAAAAGCTTATGTTTTTACAAAAACTAAAAAAAGCCCTCCCCACCAGGATCGGCCACTGAAAAACCCTTTTCACTC
Coding sequences within:
- the pcrA gene encoding DNA helicase PcrA, producing MTQALNALIQGLNEEQRNAVTHTEGPLLIMAGAGSGKTRVLTHRIAYLLSEKDIAPRNILAITFTNKAAREMKERVESLVGKEGEKIWMSTFHSMCVRILRRDIDRIGYDRNFSILDSSDQLSVIKQVLKDINLDPKKWDPRAMLGAISNSKNELMTAEDYAKDAGNMHEEQIAEIYKGYQKKLRKNQSLDFDDLIMQTLRLFDEVPEVLESYQRRFQYIHVDEYQDTNHAQYQLVKHLASRYQNLCVVGDSDQSIYAWRGADIQNILNFENDYPKARTILLERNYRSTELILNAANNVIDNNSGRKPKHLWTDNKGGEKIHYHQAGTEREEALFVTDKIEDMVRQGKFRYQDASILYRTNAQSRTIEETFVKAGIPYQMVGGTKFYDRKEIKDLLAYLRLISNPNDDLSFLRVVNEPKRGVGKTSMDKMMAYAADHDISLYEAAAEVDFVGVSAKAAKAIMSFRKMIQNWTQQQEFLSATDMVQDVIDKTGYEEMLLNEKSIEAQSRLENIEEFKSVTKNFEENAEDKTLIAFLTDLALIADIDSMNDDPDSDDTVTLMTLHSAKGLEFPVVFLIGMEENVFPHSRALMEEEEMEEERRLAYVGITRAEKELFISHAKMRTLYGRTNMNPISRFINEIPEDLVEGKEEKEELPFFNKKPERTPFDAKPQAAPKKRAAKKPESGSTGGEKIGWQPGDKAKHKKWGEGTVVKVQGEGDGMELDIAFPAPTGIKRLLARFAPITKV
- a CDS encoding heptaprenylglyceryl phosphate synthase → MYNINEWDHVFKLDPNKTITDRDLQAVCTSGTDAIIIGGTDGVTFENVTDLQERVQRYDLPCVLEVSDIEAIAPGFDKYFIPLVLNSQYKRWMLDVQHQAVKEYGDLIDWDDMVTEGYCVLNPEAKVFKKTDCTLPDKQDVQAYAQMAEHVFRLPVFYMEYSGMYGDPERVKEIASELKHTKLVYGGGIRSREQAQEMSVYADVIVVGNVIYDNLEVALQTVEAVKSTKMKDGGPS